A part of Salmo salar chromosome ssa18, Ssal_v3.1, whole genome shotgun sequence genomic DNA contains:
- the LOC106576738 gene encoding uncharacterized protein isoform X2 gives MQEMPEPQPSKCEGERNQECILQQRIETTMKMETDVFNPSHTAEIQFLRSRVRELEKEKAEMAAENQWLQNMLVKEIPDLLSTMWQNLGQANHPPHPSVSPQAVSTAIVRGESYTYTHHSVSGHSGRGFSPPLHHQPMSNRLAMTQDDVNGSMPNFGPEMAISEHSVDGDLELSDITEDDDPHSSLFGSAADIPGMRTCSETHCVSGIGHVNQVEVYPSSGVFCEMRSWHAANQTQSPTAMARTLLLGVFDMDTLLNSNLRGGRSRRPTFPNHRTALDPHKLNAIYNATLARFPLARKGQIGTGINSKLSEIRFRSRRANRDPSYL, from the exons ACCATGAAGATGGAGACAGATGTATTTAACCCTTCCCACACTGCAGAGATCCAGTTCCTCAGGTCACGTGTTCGGGAACTGGAGAAAGAGAAGGCCGAAATGGCAGCCGAAAACCAATGGCTGCAAAACATGCTAGTAAAGG AGATCCCTGACCTGCTGTCTACCATGTGGCAGAACTTGGGCCAAGCCaaccaccccccccacccttcaGTGTCCCCACAGGCTGTCTCCACAGCAATAGTGAGGGGCGAgagctacacatacacacaccactctGTGTCAGGACACTCTGGCCGAGGGTTCAGTCCCCCACTTCATCATCAGCCCATGTCCAACCGCTTAGCTATGACTCAGGACGACGTGAATGGAAGCATGCCAAACTTTGGACCCGAGATGGCCATCAGTGAGCACAGTGTGGACGGAGACTTAGAGCTGAGTGACATCACAGAGGACGACGACCCTCACAGCTCTCTGTTTGGCTCAGCAGCCGACATACCCGGGATGAGGACATGCTCAGAGACACACTGTGTTAGTGGGATTGGCCAT GTAAACCAGGTGGAGGTATACCCAAGTTCCGGCGTCTTCTGTGAAATGCGGTCTTGGCATGCAGCCAATCAGACGCAGTCTCCCACGGCGATGGCGCGCACTCTGTTGCTGGGCGTGTTCGACATGGACACCCTGCTGAACAGCAACCTGCGAGGGGGGCGGAGCCGCAGACCAACTTTCCCCAACCACCGCACCGCCCTGGACCCACACAAGCTCAACGCCATCTACA ATGCCACTCTAGCCCGCTTCCCATTGGCCAGGAAGGGACAAATTGGCACTGGCATCAACTCCAAGCTGTCTGAGATCCGGTTCCGATCCAGGAGAGCCAACCGGGACCCCAGTTATCTATGA
- the LOC106576738 gene encoding uncharacterized protein isoform X1 translates to MQEMPEPQPSKCEGERNQECILQQRIETVSIGNRTMKMETDVFNPSHTAEIQFLRSRVRELEKEKAEMAAENQWLQNMLVKEIPDLLSTMWQNLGQANHPPHPSVSPQAVSTAIVRGESYTYTHHSVSGHSGRGFSPPLHHQPMSNRLAMTQDDVNGSMPNFGPEMAISEHSVDGDLELSDITEDDDPHSSLFGSAADIPGMRTCSETHCVSGIGHVNQVEVYPSSGVFCEMRSWHAANQTQSPTAMARTLLLGVFDMDTLLNSNLRGGRSRRPTFPNHRTALDPHKLNAIYNATLARFPLARKGQIGTGINSKLSEIRFRSRRANRDPSYL, encoded by the exons ACCATGAAGATGGAGACAGATGTATTTAACCCTTCCCACACTGCAGAGATCCAGTTCCTCAGGTCACGTGTTCGGGAACTGGAGAAAGAGAAGGCCGAAATGGCAGCCGAAAACCAATGGCTGCAAAACATGCTAGTAAAGG AGATCCCTGACCTGCTGTCTACCATGTGGCAGAACTTGGGCCAAGCCaaccaccccccccacccttcaGTGTCCCCACAGGCTGTCTCCACAGCAATAGTGAGGGGCGAgagctacacatacacacaccactctGTGTCAGGACACTCTGGCCGAGGGTTCAGTCCCCCACTTCATCATCAGCCCATGTCCAACCGCTTAGCTATGACTCAGGACGACGTGAATGGAAGCATGCCAAACTTTGGACCCGAGATGGCCATCAGTGAGCACAGTGTGGACGGAGACTTAGAGCTGAGTGACATCACAGAGGACGACGACCCTCACAGCTCTCTGTTTGGCTCAGCAGCCGACATACCCGGGATGAGGACATGCTCAGAGACACACTGTGTTAGTGGGATTGGCCAT GTAAACCAGGTGGAGGTATACCCAAGTTCCGGCGTCTTCTGTGAAATGCGGTCTTGGCATGCAGCCAATCAGACGCAGTCTCCCACGGCGATGGCGCGCACTCTGTTGCTGGGCGTGTTCGACATGGACACCCTGCTGAACAGCAACCTGCGAGGGGGGCGGAGCCGCAGACCAACTTTCCCCAACCACCGCACCGCCCTGGACCCACACAAGCTCAACGCCATCTACA ATGCCACTCTAGCCCGCTTCCCATTGGCCAGGAAGGGACAAATTGGCACTGGCATCAACTCCAAGCTGTCTGAGATCCGGTTCCGATCCAGGAGAGCCAACCGGGACCCCAGTTATCTATGA
- the LOC106576738 gene encoding uncharacterized protein isoform X3, with amino-acid sequence MKMETDVFNPSHTAEIQFLRSRVRELEKEKAEMAAENQWLQNMLVKEIPDLLSTMWQNLGQANHPPHPSVSPQAVSTAIVRGESYTYTHHSVSGHSGRGFSPPLHHQPMSNRLAMTQDDVNGSMPNFGPEMAISEHSVDGDLELSDITEDDDPHSSLFGSAADIPGMRTCSETHCVSGIGHVNQVEVYPSSGVFCEMRSWHAANQTQSPTAMARTLLLGVFDMDTLLNSNLRGGRSRRPTFPNHRTALDPHKLNAIYNATLARFPLARKGQIGTGINSKLSEIRFRSRRANRDPSYL; translated from the exons ATGAAGATGGAGACAGATGTATTTAACCCTTCCCACACTGCAGAGATCCAGTTCCTCAGGTCACGTGTTCGGGAACTGGAGAAAGAGAAGGCCGAAATGGCAGCCGAAAACCAATGGCTGCAAAACATGCTAGTAAAGG AGATCCCTGACCTGCTGTCTACCATGTGGCAGAACTTGGGCCAAGCCaaccaccccccccacccttcaGTGTCCCCACAGGCTGTCTCCACAGCAATAGTGAGGGGCGAgagctacacatacacacaccactctGTGTCAGGACACTCTGGCCGAGGGTTCAGTCCCCCACTTCATCATCAGCCCATGTCCAACCGCTTAGCTATGACTCAGGACGACGTGAATGGAAGCATGCCAAACTTTGGACCCGAGATGGCCATCAGTGAGCACAGTGTGGACGGAGACTTAGAGCTGAGTGACATCACAGAGGACGACGACCCTCACAGCTCTCTGTTTGGCTCAGCAGCCGACATACCCGGGATGAGGACATGCTCAGAGACACACTGTGTTAGTGGGATTGGCCAT GTAAACCAGGTGGAGGTATACCCAAGTTCCGGCGTCTTCTGTGAAATGCGGTCTTGGCATGCAGCCAATCAGACGCAGTCTCCCACGGCGATGGCGCGCACTCTGTTGCTGGGCGTGTTCGACATGGACACCCTGCTGAACAGCAACCTGCGAGGGGGGCGGAGCCGCAGACCAACTTTCCCCAACCACCGCACCGCCCTGGACCCACACAAGCTCAACGCCATCTACA ATGCCACTCTAGCCCGCTTCCCATTGGCCAGGAAGGGACAAATTGGCACTGGCATCAACTCCAAGCTGTCTGAGATCCGGTTCCGATCCAGGAGAGCCAACCGGGACCCCAGTTATCTATGA